The Methylopila sp. M107 genome contains the following window.
GCTCGTTCCAGCGACATGAGGAAATACATCGGCGTCAGGCCAAGCAGCCCGACCGCAAGCGCGGTCGGCAGCAGACCGGCGGCCGCGTGTCCGGCCGCGGTCGCGACCGTGCTGCCGAGCACGAGGCCTGAGGCGAGGCCGAAGAAGAACGGCATGCGGGCATGCCGCGGCAGCGCCGCGGCATGCCTGAGGCCCTCGAACCACGCCGTCACCGCCACGAAATGCGCGGCGACCAGGCGGGTCGCAAAGCTCGTGCGCGGCGAGCGGAGCACCGGCATGATGGCGATCACCATGGGCAGCAGCCTGACGCCCGAAATCGAAACCGCGAAGGTCGCGCTCGCGAGCCCCGCGCCGCTGGCCAGCGCGCCTGCGAGCACGAGCTGCGCGGGCGCGGCCCAGATCAGCAGCGTCGAGAAAGCGGCGATCCAAAGCGGCCAGCCGAAATCATGCGCCATCGCGCCGAAGCCGACATAGCTGCCCCAGAGCACGAAGCCGGGCGTCGCCGCGGCCGCGCGAACGCCTTTCAGATAGGAAGCCCGGGTCGTTTCCTCCGGGCCACCGTCAAGCGTCGCGGCGTCTTCACGCAGCGGGTCGGGCTCCTCTGGAGGAAACCGACCCGGGCCGTCAGCCGTCACTGCGCACGAGCGGCGGCGTCTTGTTCACCGTCTTGCGCGGCGCGGCCGGCTTGCGCTTTGGCGCGGGCTTTTGCGCGCTGTCCTCGCTGGCCTTCTGCACGATCTTTTCCGGTTTCGGCGTGACGGGACCTTGCGGGAACTCGAAGCCGAGCCCCCCTGCCCCGTCCTTCGCCGCCGGGTCGACCACGACGCGAACCGCGCCGCCGCCCTTGAGCTTGCCAAACAGGACCTCTTCGGCGAGCGGCGTCTTGATCGTCTCCTGGATCAGGCGCGCGAGCGGGCGCGCGCCCATCAGCGGATCGTAGCCGCGCTTGGCGAGCCAGTCGCCCGCCTCCTCCGAGAGCTCGATCGTAACGTTGCGGTCGGCGAGCTGCGCCTCGAGCTGAAGCACGAACTTCTCGACCACCTGGCGCACCACCTCCATCGGCAGATTGCCGAAGGCGATTATCGAATCGAGCCGGTTGCGGAATTCCGGCGCGAACAGGCGGTTGATCGCGTCCGAATCCTCGCCGGTGCGCTTGCCGCGCCCAAAGCCGATCGATTCCTTGGCGAGGTCGGCCGCGCCCGCGTTCGTCGTCATGATCAGGATGACGTTGCGGAAGTCGACCTGCTTGCCGTTGTGGTCGGTCAGCTTGCCGTGGTCCATCACCTGCAGAAGGATCGAGAACAGGTCCGGATGCGCCTTCTCGATCTCGTCGAGCAGCAGCACGCAATGCGGATTCTGGTCGATGCCGTCGGTCAGCAGGCCGCCCTGGTCGAAGCCGACATAGCCTGGAGGCGCGCCGATCAGGCGGCTCACCGTATGGCGCTCCATATATTCCGACATGTCGAAGCGCAGCAGCTTGACGCCGAGCAGCGAGGACAGCTGCCGCGCAGCCTCCGTCTTGCCGACGCCGGTGGGACCGGAGAACAGGTAGCAGCCGATCGGCTTCTCAGGGTCTCTGAGCCCCGCGCGCGCGAGCTTGATGGTCGAGGACAGCGCGTCGATCGCCGCCTCCTGCCCGTAGACCACGCGCTTCATGTTGTCGGTCAGCGAACGCAGCACCTCGGCGTCGTCCTTCGACACCGATTTCGGCGGGATGCGGGCCATCGTGGCGACCGTCACCTCGATGTCCTTCACGCCGAGCGTCTTGCGGCGCTTATGCTCGGGCAGAAGCATCTGGCTCGCGCCGGATTCGTCGATCACGTCGATCGCCTTGTCGGGCAGCTTGCGGTCGCCGATGTAGCGATGCGACAGCTCGACCGCGGCCTTGATCGCCTCATTGGTGAAGCGGACCTGGTGGAAGCTCTCGTAATAGGGCTTGAGACCCTTGAGGATCTCGATCGCGTCTTCGACCGAAGGCTCCGCCACGTCGATCTTCTGGAAGCGGCGAACGAGCGCCCGGTCCTTCTCGAAGTGCTGGCGATACTCCTTGTAGGTCGTCGAGCCGATGCAGCGCAGGCTCCCCGACGCAAGCGCCGGCTTCAGCAGGTTGGAGGCGTCCATCGCCCCGCCCGACGTCGCGCCGGCGCCGATCACGGTGTGGATCTCGTCGATGAACAGGATCGCGCCAGGAGTCGCCTCGAGCTCCTTCACGACCTGCTTCAGCCGCTCCTCGAAGTCGCCGCGATAACGCGTGCCGGCGAGCAGCGAGCCCATGTCGAGCGAGAACACGGTCGCGTCGAGCAGAACCTCGGGCACCTCGTCGCGCACGATGCGCAGCGCCAGGCCTTCGGCGATGGCGGTCTTGCCAACGCCGGGGTCGCCGACGAACAGCGGGTTGTTCTTCGAACGGCGGCACAGGATCTGGATCGTGCGCGTGATCTCGGCCTCGCGACCGATCAGCGGATCGATCTTGCCGTCCCTCGCCTTTTTGTTGAGGTTGACGCAATAAGCATCGAGCGCGTCGGCCTTTTTCTTGCCGTTCGCCGCCTCGTCCGTGGTCGCGCCGGATTCGTCCTCGGCGCCGCGCGACGGGCGGGTCTCGCTGAGGCCCGGGCGCTTGGCGATGCCGTGGCTGATGTAGTTGACCGCGTCGTAGCGCGTCATGTCCTGCTCCTGCAGGAAAAACGCGGCGTGGCTCTCGCGCTCTGCGAAGATCGCGACCAGCACGTTCGCGCCCGTCACCTCCTCGCGGCCGGACGACGTGACGTGAATGACGGCGCGTTGGATGACGCGCTGAAACCCTGCGGTCGGCTTGCTGTCCTCGGAAGTGTCGCCGACGAGAGCTTCGAGCTCGGCGTCGACGTACTCAGCGAGGTTGCGGCGCAGGATCTCGAGATCGACGTTGCAGGCGCGCATCACGGCGGCGGCGTCCTGGTCGTCGACGAGCGAGAGCAGCAGATGCTCAAGCGTTGCGTATTCGTGGCGCCGCTCGTTGGCGAAAGCCAGCGCGCGATGCAGGGACTGCTCGAGACTGCGGGAAAATGACGGCAACGTGTTACCTCACTTCTTCTCCATCACGCATTGCAGCGGGTGCTGGTGCTTGCGTGCGAAGTCCATGACCTGGGTGACCTTCGTCTCGGCCACCTCATAGGTGTAAATTCCACACTCCCCCGCACCATGATTGTGGACGTGCATCATGATGCGTGTCGCCGCTTCGCGGTCTTTGGAAAAGAACTGCTCGAGCACATGCACGACGAACTCCATCGGCGTGTAGTCGTCGTTCAGGATCAGAACGCGGTAGAGGCTCGGCCGCTTGACCTTCGTCCGCGTCTTGGTGACCACGGCGGCGCCGGGGCCCCCGGCGTCCTCGACCCGCCGCGGACCGGCAGCAGTCGGCGCGACGCCTCGGATCATGGACCGACGCCCGAGCGGCTGTGGATCGCCGCCGCTTCGCCGCAGGCAAGACCCCTCAAAAACTGCACGTCCGTCGTTCATGGCACCCGATCGAGGCTCCATCGATGCGTCCTGAGCCGGGCGCAGCGCTCTCGGGCGAACCGCGCCGCAGCAAATCGCCGGTCGATGTTAACATGGTTGGGGCGGCGCGCCAGACCGGCGGCCGCTTCACGAACAACAGCTATGATCGATCGCGCGGAAAAAAAGAGCGCGCCGGCGACTCGATGAACGCGCCGCTGCTTCCGTGGGGACGGACGAGGTCCGAAAACGAAAAAACCCGGCGCTGGGCCGGGCTTCTCCATCCCAGGCGGCCGTTGCGGCGCCTTGAGAGTTTGTTGGCGAAATTCGCTTCGCCGAATACGCGTAAAGCCGACTTACTTGGCCTTGGCGATCGCGGCCTCGACCGGCTTGTAGCTTTCCTTCGCGAGGTCCGCGTAGAGCTCGCCGATCTTGGTGACGCGCGCCAGATAGGTCTCGTAGCTTGTCTTGACGTAAGCCGACTGGACCTCGATGGCCTTGTCGATCGTCTTGGCGCCGAGCAGCTTCTCGACGAGGGCGGAGCTGTCCTCGAAAGACTTCTTGGAATAGTCGGCGACTTCAACGGCGATCGCCTGCAGACCCTTGCTGACAGTGCCGAAGCTCTTCAGCGCCTGGTCCACGTTCTCGCGGCCAATCTTCTGAATGTCGTCGAAAGACGGGGTCGTCATTGTTGCATCCCTCCAGTGCGATACCTGATCGACCGGAGTGCCAAGCTCGTTCGAGGCGAGGCAGTCGGCCGTTACGGGACATCTCCTGTCCCGTTGATGTACATATATGCAGTGCAGCATAAATGTCAATCGCGTTTATTGCGCTGCAAAACGGCCGCGCTTAACCGGACCGTAACCGCGTCTTCC
Protein-coding sequences here:
- a CDS encoding phasin family protein, whose amino-acid sequence is MTTPSFDDIQKIGRENVDQALKSFGTVSKGLQAIAVEVADYSKKSFEDSSALVEKLLGAKTIDKAIEVQSAYVKTSYETYLARVTKIGELYADLAKESYKPVEAAIAKAK
- a CDS encoding AzlC family ABC transporter permease; this encodes MTADGPGRFPPEEPDPLREDAATLDGGPEETTRASYLKGVRAAAATPGFVLWGSYVGFGAMAHDFGWPLWIAAFSTLLIWAAPAQLVLAGALASGAGLASATFAVSISGVRLLPMVIAIMPVLRSPRTSFATRLVAAHFVAVTAWFEGLRHAAALPRHARMPFFFGLASGLVLGSTVATAAGHAAAGLLPTALAVGLLGLTPMYFLMSLERAADGFGEKLAIALGLAIGPLAGLVTQEFDLIATGLIGGTAAFLFDRLRQNRAAS
- the clpS gene encoding ATP-dependent Clp protease adapter ClpS, whose protein sequence is MIRGVAPTAAGPRRVEDAGGPGAAVVTKTRTKVKRPSLYRVLILNDDYTPMEFVVHVLEQFFSKDREAATRIMMHVHNHGAGECGIYTYEVAETKVTQVMDFARKHQHPLQCVMEKK
- the clpA gene encoding ATP-dependent Clp protease ATP-binding subunit ClpA, which encodes MPSFSRSLEQSLHRALAFANERRHEYATLEHLLLSLVDDQDAAAVMRACNVDLEILRRNLAEYVDAELEALVGDTSEDSKPTAGFQRVIQRAVIHVTSSGREEVTGANVLVAIFAERESHAAFFLQEQDMTRYDAVNYISHGIAKRPGLSETRPSRGAEDESGATTDEAANGKKKADALDAYCVNLNKKARDGKIDPLIGREAEITRTIQILCRRSKNNPLFVGDPGVGKTAIAEGLALRIVRDEVPEVLLDATVFSLDMGSLLAGTRYRGDFEERLKQVVKELEATPGAILFIDEIHTVIGAGATSGGAMDASNLLKPALASGSLRCIGSTTYKEYRQHFEKDRALVRRFQKIDVAEPSVEDAIEILKGLKPYYESFHQVRFTNEAIKAAVELSHRYIGDRKLPDKAIDVIDESGASQMLLPEHKRRKTLGVKDIEVTVATMARIPPKSVSKDDAEVLRSLTDNMKRVVYGQEAAIDALSSTIKLARAGLRDPEKPIGCYLFSGPTGVGKTEAARQLSSLLGVKLLRFDMSEYMERHTVSRLIGAPPGYVGFDQGGLLTDGIDQNPHCVLLLDEIEKAHPDLFSILLQVMDHGKLTDHNGKQVDFRNVILIMTTNAGAADLAKESIGFGRGKRTGEDSDAINRLFAPEFRNRLDSIIAFGNLPMEVVRQVVEKFVLQLEAQLADRNVTIELSEEAGDWLAKRGYDPLMGARPLARLIQETIKTPLAEEVLFGKLKGGGAVRVVVDPAAKDGAGGLGFEFPQGPVTPKPEKIVQKASEDSAQKPAPKRKPAAPRKTVNKTPPLVRSDG